Proteins encoded within one genomic window of Perognathus longimembris pacificus isolate PPM17 chromosome 28, ASM2315922v1, whole genome shotgun sequence:
- the LOC125343204 gene encoding ferritin heavy chain-like, with protein sequence MAYPKRRQRRRRHRCPPRMPRALPVFTFVLAPVPIPPPQPLAQVRQNYHRDCEIAVNNLIQLQLYASYVYLSMAFYCDRCDVALKNFSRFFLRRSHQWTEDTEKLLWLQNERGGRFNLRRINKPDRDDWHSGLQAMECSFYLEMTISESFVELYQLAISKNDPHLYNYVKRHCLRPQLENVKKVANYLSELRRKRDGMNEYLFDRNVLGKMDED encoded by the coding sequence ATGGCTTATCCGAAAAGGCGGCAGCGCCGGCGGCGCCATCGCTGCCCACCCCGCATGCCCAGAGCGCTGCCGGTCTTCACCTTTGTGTTGGCACCGGTTCCAATCCCACCGCCTCAGCCGCTAGCTCAGGTCCGACAGAATTACCACCGCGACTGCGAGATCGCAGTCAATAACCTGATCCAGCTTCAGCTCTACGCctcctatgtgtatctgtctaTGGCCTTCTACTGCGATCgttgtgatgtggctttgaagAACTTCTCCCGTTTCTTCCTACGCCGGTCCCATCAGTGGACTGAAGACACCGAGAAGCTTCTGTGGTTGCAGAATGAACGTGGAGGTCGCTTCAACCTGCGCCGCATTAACAAGCCTGACCGCGACGACTGGCACAGCGGCCTCCAGGCCATGGAGTGCTCCTTCTACCTGGAGATGACCATCTCGGAGAGCTTCGTGGAGCTGTACCAACTGGCCATCAGTAAGAACGACCCGCACCTCTACAACTACGTGAAACGCCACTGTCTGCGGCCGCAGTTGGAGAACGTGAAGAAGGTGGCAAACTACCTGTCTGAACTGCGGAGAAAGAGGGACGGGATGAACGAGTACCTCTTTGATAGGAATGTCCTGGGCAAGATGGACGAGGACTGA